In Bacillus sp. SB49, a single window of DNA contains:
- a CDS encoding MgtC/SapB family protein, which yields MHWSYFFHDDIVLIIFRLCFALVLSGLIGFEREIKNQSAGFRTHILVGVGACLMMLLSLYGFTEFMSLHEQVRFDPARIPSYVISGIGFLGAGTIMVNGLTIKGLTTAASIWTVAAIGLVVGAGLYDVATFTTLVVLTSLAFLNRMEKHKVRGKRKNSYSITVRGSARVHRVLSVFEEFQLTIQKVEVLSLPESQKKLLVEVSPSQSYDRTLVISRISEQEGVMKMTHYI from the coding sequence GTGCACTGGTCTTATTTCTTTCATGATGATATTGTTTTAATTATTTTCCGCCTGTGCTTTGCTTTAGTGTTATCAGGATTAATCGGTTTTGAAAGGGAGATTAAGAATCAATCGGCGGGCTTTAGGACACATATTTTGGTCGGGGTTGGTGCTTGTTTAATGATGCTGCTTTCTCTCTATGGGTTTACGGAATTTATGAGCCTTCACGAGCAGGTGAGGTTTGACCCGGCGAGGATACCTTCTTACGTTATCAGTGGAATTGGTTTTTTAGGTGCCGGGACCATTATGGTAAACGGCTTGACGATTAAAGGTCTTACAACAGCAGCGTCGATCTGGACGGTAGCAGCAATTGGATTAGTAGTCGGTGCTGGGTTATACGATGTTGCTACGTTTACCACTTTAGTCGTGCTGACAAGCTTGGCCTTTCTGAATAGAATGGAAAAACATAAAGTTAGAGGCAAGCGGAAAAACAGCTATAGCATTACCGTTCGTGGAAGTGCAAGGGTGCATCGGGTTCTGTCGGTATTTGAGGAATTTCAATTGACCATTCAAAAAGTGGAGGTCCTGTCTCTACCTGAGAGCCAAAAGAAATTGTTGGTTGAGGTAAGTCCGTCTCAGTCCTATGATCGTACACTTGTGATAAGTCGAATCAGTGAGCAGGAAGGAGTTATGAAAATGACACATTATATTTAA
- a CDS encoding CtsR family transcriptional regulator has protein sequence MRNISDIIEEYLKKTLDESQTIEIKRSEIAERFQCVPSQINYVIKTRFTVEKGYIVESKRGGGGYIRISRVPYRKYADMIEELMDLIQPRISQTQAVDVLERLIDYEVITEREGKIMESIIDRDVLKFSLPLRDEIRARIMTAMLFTLKYKC, from the coding sequence ATGCGAAATATATCAGACATCATAGAGGAATATTTAAAGAAAACCCTCGATGAGTCCCAAACCATTGAAATTAAAAGAAGCGAAATTGCTGAGCGTTTCCAGTGTGTACCTTCGCAGATTAATTACGTGATTAAGACAAGGTTCACTGTGGAAAAGGGGTATATAGTGGAAAGTAAACGCGGAGGCGGCGGGTACATCCGGATCAGTCGGGTTCCTTATCGGAAATACGCTGATATGATCGAGGAATTGATGGATTTAATCCAACCCCGTATCTCCCAGACCCAAGCGGTGGACGTTCTGGAGCGACTTATCGATTATGAGGTCATTACAGAACGGGAAGGGAAGATCATGGAAAGCATCATTGACCGTGATGTGCTCAAATTTTCTCTCCCTCTACGCGATGAGATAAGAGCAAGAATCATGACGGCGATGCTGTTCACCCTTAAATATAAATGCTGA
- a CDS encoding UvrB/UvrC motif-containing protein, translating to MECQECHQRQATVHLTQVVNGQKSEIHVCEVCAKEYGYVNYGEENFTLNDLLSGLFHSDSPSPYSDQNKAAPQQKSPLKCSNCGLTYEEFARIGKFGCGKCYTTFGERLDPILRRVHSGNTRHDGKIPKRESGNLHLKKEIEEYKANLRQLIEQEEFEEAAKVRDRIRSLEGRLHSGEAGDE from the coding sequence ATGGAATGCCAGGAATGTCATCAAAGACAGGCAACCGTTCATTTGACGCAGGTAGTAAATGGGCAAAAGTCGGAGATACATGTGTGTGAAGTATGTGCGAAAGAATATGGATATGTTAATTATGGAGAAGAAAACTTTACTCTGAATGATCTTCTATCCGGACTCTTTCATTCGGATAGTCCTTCTCCATACAGCGATCAGAACAAAGCTGCACCTCAGCAGAAATCTCCATTAAAATGTTCCAACTGTGGTTTGACATATGAAGAGTTTGCAAGGATTGGCAAGTTTGGTTGCGGAAAGTGCTATACCACTTTCGGCGAACGACTGGATCCAATTTTAAGGCGGGTGCACAGTGGAAATACAAGGCATGATGGGAAGATTCCTAAAAGAGAAAGCGGCAATCTCCATTTAAAGAAAGAGATAGAAGAATACAAAGCTAATCTTCGACAATTAATTGAGCAGGAAGAATTTGAAGAGGCAGCGAAAGTTAGAGATAGGATCAGATCTTTGGAAGGGCGTCTTCATAGTGGAGAGGCAGGTGATGAGTAG
- a CDS encoding protein arginine kinase, with amino-acid sequence MSLQNFVNEAISPWMKQEGPDSDIVMSSRIRLARNFSQYPFPIIGSEESLEEVLEFFQKEFQEESFRDYEDFEMVRMTDLQPVEKRVLVEKHLISPHLAEKSDTSAALISQNEQVSIMVNEEDHIRLQLYFPGFQLDKALEQASQLDDWLEEKIDYAFDEKRGYLTACPTNVGTGMRASVMMHLPALSMTQQINRMIPAINQLGLVVRGIYGEGSEALGNIFQISNQITLGKSEGDIVEDLHSVVKQLIDQERRAREVLLSRSGIQLEDRIFRSYGVLTNSRIIESKEAAKCLSDLRLGIDLDFIDHIPRTILNELMILTQPGFLQQYAKASLSPDERDVRRASLIRERLQLENEE; translated from the coding sequence ATGTCGTTACAGAATTTTGTAAATGAGGCTATCAGTCCCTGGATGAAACAGGAGGGGCCGGACAGCGATATTGTGATGAGCAGCCGCATACGTCTTGCCCGGAACTTCTCCCAATATCCATTTCCGATTATTGGATCTGAAGAATCCTTAGAAGAAGTATTGGAATTCTTTCAGAAAGAGTTTCAAGAAGAGTCCTTTAGAGATTATGAAGATTTTGAAATGGTCCGGATGACGGATCTTCAGCCGGTTGAAAAAAGAGTGTTGGTTGAAAAACACTTGATCAGCCCGCATCTCGCTGAAAAATCGGACACCTCGGCTGCGTTGATTTCGCAGAACGAGCAGGTGTCGATTATGGTTAATGAAGAGGATCATATCCGCCTTCAACTTTATTTCCCTGGTTTCCAGCTGGATAAGGCGTTGGAACAGGCATCACAACTCGACGATTGGCTGGAAGAGAAAATTGATTATGCATTTGATGAGAAACGCGGGTATTTGACCGCTTGTCCGACGAATGTCGGCACCGGAATGCGGGCATCAGTTATGATGCACCTGCCGGCATTATCCATGACTCAGCAGATCAATCGTATGATTCCCGCGATCAACCAGCTTGGCTTAGTTGTCCGTGGCATCTATGGGGAAGGAAGCGAAGCACTGGGGAATATTTTTCAAATATCGAACCAGATCACGCTTGGTAAGTCGGAAGGTGACATTGTAGAAGACCTCCACAGTGTGGTAAAGCAGTTGATCGATCAAGAGCGAAGAGCGAGGGAAGTGCTTCTGAGCCGGTCAGGAATTCAACTGGAGGACCGCATTTTTCGATCCTATGGTGTTCTAACCAACAGTCGAATCATAGAGTCTAAAGAGGCAGCAAAATGTTTATCCGATTTACGGTTAGGTATCGATTTGGACTTTATCGACCACATACCACGGACGATCTTGAATGAATTGATGATTTTAACGCAGCCGGGCTTTTTGCAACAGTACGCCAAAGCCAGCTTATCTCCCGATGAACGGGATGTAAGAAGGGCGTCTCTAATCAGGGAAAGACTTCAATTAGAAAACGAAGAATAA
- the clpC gene encoding ATP-dependent protease ATP-binding subunit ClpC, with the protein MMFGRFTERAQKVLALAQEEAVRLGHNNIGTEHILLGLVSEGEGIAAKALTALGLESSKIQQEVEKLIGKGEKVSQTIHYTPRAKKVIELSMDEARKLGHSYVGTEHILLGLIREGEGVAARVLNNLGVSLNKARQQVLQLLGNNESTGGQNRRGGASGGQATNANTPTLDSLARDLTAIAKEGNIDPVIGRSKEIERVIQVLSRRTKNNPVLVGEPGVGKTAIAEGLAQQIMNNEVPEILRDKRVMTLDMGTVVAGTKYRGEFEDRLKKVMEEIRQAGNIILFIDELHTLIGAGGAEGAIDASNILKPSLARGELQCIGATTLDEYRKYIEKDAALERRFQPIKVDEPTLDESIQILKGLRDRYEAHHRVTITDDSIESAVRFSDRYITDRFLPDKAIDLIDEAASKVRLRSYTAPPNLKELEQKLEEVRKEKDAAVQSQEFEKAASLRDSEQRLRDELEETKDEWKEKQGQEDSEVTVEDIASVVSTWTGVPVSKMTKDESERLLNLEETLHNRVIGQEEAVKAISKAIRRARAGLKDPKRPIGSFIFLGPTGVGKTELARALAESMFGEEDAMIRIDMSEYMEKHSTSRLVGSPPGYVGYDEGGQLTEKVRNKPYSVVLLDEIEKAHPEVFNILLQVLEDGRLTDSKGRLVDFRNTVLIMTSNVGASELKQNKYVGFSMGEADQDYKDMKSKVTDALKKAFRPEFLNRIDETIVFHSLEKKHMKDIVVLMAEELRKRLQEQEIDFTLSDAAIQHIADSGFDPEYGARPLRRAIQKNVEDLLSEELLKENIAKGQKVKIDLDENKNYVVHTQQESTN; encoded by the coding sequence ATGATGTTTGGGCGATTTACAGAAAGAGCACAAAAAGTTTTGGCACTGGCACAAGAGGAAGCAGTACGCTTAGGTCATAATAATATCGGGACGGAACACATCCTGCTTGGTTTAGTGAGTGAAGGGGAGGGAATTGCTGCGAAAGCTCTGACAGCTCTCGGCCTTGAATCCTCCAAAATCCAACAGGAAGTGGAGAAACTGATCGGTAAAGGGGAAAAGGTATCCCAAACGATCCACTATACTCCAAGAGCTAAGAAGGTCATAGAATTGTCTATGGATGAAGCTCGTAAGCTGGGACATTCATATGTAGGGACAGAGCACATTCTCCTTGGTTTAATCCGAGAAGGAGAAGGGGTAGCGGCCCGCGTTCTTAACAACCTTGGTGTAAGCCTTAATAAAGCCCGTCAGCAAGTATTGCAGCTGCTTGGGAACAATGAGTCTACAGGCGGTCAAAATCGTCGTGGAGGCGCTTCTGGAGGACAGGCGACGAATGCGAATACACCAACCCTTGACTCCCTGGCCCGTGATTTGACGGCCATAGCTAAAGAAGGAAATATTGATCCTGTAATCGGCCGAAGCAAAGAGATTGAAAGGGTCATTCAAGTCTTGAGCCGCCGTACAAAGAACAACCCGGTGCTTGTAGGTGAACCTGGTGTTGGTAAGACGGCCATCGCAGAGGGCTTGGCTCAGCAGATTATGAACAACGAAGTACCTGAAATTCTGCGTGATAAGCGAGTCATGACGTTGGATATGGGTACAGTCGTCGCGGGAACGAAATACCGCGGGGAGTTTGAAGATCGCTTGAAAAAAGTGATGGAAGAAATCCGCCAGGCGGGTAACATCATTCTATTCATCGATGAACTCCATACATTGATCGGTGCCGGAGGAGCAGAAGGAGCCATTGATGCATCCAATATTCTGAAGCCTTCTCTTGCCCGGGGTGAACTGCAGTGTATCGGTGCGACAACCCTTGATGAGTACCGTAAATATATTGAAAAAGATGCAGCACTTGAGCGTAGATTCCAACCGATTAAGGTGGATGAACCGACGCTTGATGAGTCCATTCAAATTTTGAAAGGTCTGCGTGACCGTTATGAAGCTCACCACCGTGTGACCATTACGGATGATTCTATTGAATCAGCTGTCCGTTTCTCCGACCGGTATATCACGGACCGCTTCCTTCCGGATAAAGCGATTGATTTAATCGATGAGGCAGCTTCCAAGGTGCGCCTGCGCTCCTATACAGCGCCGCCAAATCTTAAAGAGCTGGAACAGAAGCTTGAGGAAGTCCGGAAAGAGAAAGATGCGGCTGTCCAAAGTCAGGAGTTTGAAAAAGCAGCATCCCTTCGTGATAGCGAACAGCGTTTGAGAGATGAGCTGGAGGAGACGAAGGATGAGTGGAAAGAAAAACAAGGCCAGGAGGATTCAGAGGTAACGGTAGAAGATATTGCTTCTGTCGTATCCACTTGGACCGGTGTTCCAGTTTCCAAAATGACGAAGGATGAAAGTGAGCGTCTTCTTAACCTGGAAGAAACGCTTCATAACCGAGTAATCGGTCAGGAAGAAGCGGTCAAAGCTATTTCCAAAGCGATCCGTCGTGCCCGAGCAGGGTTGAAGGATCCGAAACGCCCGATTGGTTCCTTCATATTCCTTGGACCTACCGGTGTAGGTAAAACAGAGCTTGCTCGCGCGCTGGCAGAGAGCATGTTCGGTGAAGAGGATGCCATGATTCGAATCGATATGTCGGAGTACATGGAGAAACACAGCACGTCCCGTCTTGTAGGTTCTCCTCCGGGATATGTAGGATACGATGAAGGCGGTCAGTTGACGGAGAAGGTAAGGAACAAACCATATTCTGTTGTACTTCTTGATGAAATTGAGAAGGCGCACCCGGAAGTCTTCAATATCCTGCTGCAAGTATTGGAGGACGGCCGTCTGACAGACTCTAAAGGACGTCTTGTTGATTTCCGAAATACCGTGTTGATCATGACATCCAACGTGGGTGCTTCCGAATTAAAACAAAACAAATACGTCGGCTTCTCTATGGGTGAAGCGGATCAGGATTATAAAGACATGAAGTCCAAAGTGACAGATGCTTTGAAGAAAGCGTTCCGTCCTGAATTCCTAAACCGTATTGACGAAACAATTGTTTTCCACTCCCTTGAGAAGAAGCACATGAAGGATATTGTCGTTCTTATGGCAGAAGAATTGCGTAAACGTCTGCAGGAGCAGGAGATCGACTTCACACTCTCGGATGCAGCTATCCAGCACATCGCAGATTCCGGATTCGACCCCGAATATGGGGCACGTCCATTGCGCCGTGCTATACAGAAGAATGTCGAAGATCTTCTATCAGAGGAATTGCTTAAAGAGAATATCGCTAAAGGTCAAAAAGTTAAAATTGATCTGGATGAAAACAAGAATTATGTGGTGCATACACAACAAGAATCCACAAATTAA
- the radA gene encoding DNA repair protein RadA: MAKRKTKFVCQECGYETPKWMGKCPGCNQWNTLVEETSAPAGNSRHVFQTSSTSAMTKPERITQIKSQKEPRLPTSMPEFNRVLGGGIVAGSLVLIGGDPGIGKSTLLLQVSAQIAKKDFPVLYISGEESSRQTKLRAERLGVMSDELYVLPETNLQDVLNQIDQIEPKFVVIDSIQTIFKEDITSAPGSVAQVRECTSHLMRIAKTKGIPIFIVGHVTKEGSIAGPRLLEHMVDAVLYFEGERHHTFRILRSVKNRFGSTHEMGIFEMKEKGLEEVLNPSEIFLEERSQGAAGSIVVASMEGTRPVLVEIQALISPTAYGNPRRMATGLDTNRVPLLMAVLEKRAGLLLQNQDAYVKVAGGVKLDEPAIDLAVALSIASSFRNKVSNGDDVVVGEVGLTGEIRRVSRIEQRVQEAAKLGFKRAIIPKKNMDGWTPPSQIEVIGVSTVQEAMKVTLGES, translated from the coding sequence TTGGCAAAAAGAAAAACAAAGTTCGTTTGCCAGGAATGTGGTTATGAAACACCGAAATGGATGGGGAAATGTCCGGGGTGTAATCAGTGGAATACGTTGGTGGAAGAGACGTCTGCTCCGGCAGGAAACTCTCGGCACGTATTTCAGACAAGTTCCACTTCCGCAATGACGAAGCCAGAAAGAATCACACAGATAAAATCACAGAAGGAACCACGCCTCCCGACAAGCATGCCGGAGTTCAACAGAGTGCTCGGCGGCGGGATCGTGGCCGGATCATTAGTTTTAATCGGCGGGGATCCGGGTATCGGGAAGTCAACCTTACTGCTTCAAGTATCTGCTCAGATTGCAAAGAAAGATTTTCCGGTTTTATATATATCAGGAGAAGAATCCTCCAGGCAGACTAAACTCAGGGCCGAACGCCTTGGGGTCATGTCGGATGAACTGTATGTCCTGCCCGAGACGAACCTGCAAGATGTACTGAATCAAATAGATCAGATTGAACCTAAATTTGTAGTGATCGATTCCATTCAGACGATTTTCAAGGAAGATATAACCTCTGCCCCTGGTAGTGTGGCGCAGGTGAGAGAATGTACCAGTCACTTGATGCGAATTGCGAAAACGAAAGGTATTCCGATTTTCATTGTTGGACATGTTACTAAAGAAGGGTCCATTGCCGGCCCTCGTTTACTGGAACATATGGTGGATGCAGTTCTTTATTTTGAGGGAGAGCGGCACCACACTTTCCGTATTCTCCGCAGTGTTAAAAACCGCTTCGGAAGTACACATGAAATGGGTATCTTCGAGATGAAGGAGAAAGGGCTGGAAGAAGTACTTAATCCGTCGGAGATTTTCCTTGAAGAACGTTCTCAGGGAGCGGCAGGCTCTATTGTTGTAGCTTCAATGGAGGGGACAAGGCCGGTGCTGGTAGAGATTCAGGCGCTCATATCCCCGACAGCCTACGGAAACCCCAGAAGGATGGCAACCGGTCTTGACACGAACAGAGTCCCTCTGCTCATGGCTGTGCTCGAGAAACGAGCAGGACTGTTGCTGCAGAATCAGGATGCGTACGTAAAGGTGGCGGGTGGTGTGAAGCTGGATGAGCCTGCAATCGACTTAGCTGTTGCGTTAAGTATCGCATCGAGCTTTCGCAACAAAGTCTCAAACGGTGACGATGTCGTTGTTGGAGAAGTCGGATTGACAGGAGAAATACGGCGGGTTTCCCGTATTGAACAGCGCGTACAGGAAGCGGCTAAACTCGGTTTCAAACGGGCCATCATACCTAAGAAAAATATGGACGGATGGACTCCACCTTCACAAATTGAAGTCATCGGGGTAAGTACAGTACAGGAAGCAATGAAGGTTACATTGGGGGAATCCTAA
- the disA gene encoding DNA integrity scanning diadenylate cyclase DisA — protein MEWHEMKENGIGEILKLVAPGTPLRDGIDNVLRANTGGLIVLGYGERIRDLVDGGFHIQSDFTPAHLYELAKMDGALILNDEGTKILYANAQLMPDPDIVSTETGMRHRTAERVAKQTGALVIAISQRRNVITLYKGSHRYSLKEIGVILTKANQAIQTLEKYKNVLDQSTTNLGALEFENMVSFSEVVQVVSRVEMVLRTKTEILNYVNELGTEGRLIQLQLTELVSNIEEEAALLLRDYSKRPDYEPYYILKKMQETTNTELLSDEQVLKLLGYSTNTKMSDAIHPRGYRILHRIPRLPSLIIDHLVEKFGILEDLIQASPKQLVEVDGVGEVRAMKIRDGLDRIQEQLFVDRHI, from the coding sequence ATGGAATGGCATGAGATGAAAGAAAACGGTATAGGAGAAATTCTCAAGCTTGTGGCACCGGGGACACCGCTCCGGGACGGAATAGACAACGTCCTTCGCGCAAATACCGGAGGGCTTATCGTTTTAGGGTATGGAGAGAGAATAAGGGATCTTGTAGATGGTGGATTCCATATTCAATCCGACTTTACACCGGCTCACCTCTATGAACTCGCCAAAATGGATGGTGCGCTCATTCTGAATGATGAGGGTACAAAAATATTGTACGCGAACGCTCAGTTGATGCCTGACCCTGATATTGTATCGACTGAAACGGGAATGCGCCACCGCACTGCGGAGCGGGTGGCAAAGCAGACAGGAGCGCTCGTTATCGCCATTTCCCAGCGGCGTAATGTTATCACCCTGTATAAAGGGTCCCACCGCTATTCCTTAAAAGAAATCGGCGTCATTTTAACAAAGGCGAACCAGGCAATCCAAACGCTTGAGAAGTATAAGAATGTCCTTGACCAGAGCACGACAAACCTGGGTGCGTTGGAGTTTGAGAATATGGTCTCCTTTTCTGAGGTCGTTCAAGTCGTATCAAGAGTGGAGATGGTCCTGCGTACAAAGACGGAGATTTTGAATTATGTGAATGAATTAGGAACAGAGGGCCGTTTAATCCAACTGCAGCTGACCGAATTAGTTTCCAATATTGAGGAAGAGGCAGCGCTGCTGCTCAGGGATTACAGCAAGCGTCCGGATTACGAACCTTATTATATTTTGAAGAAGATGCAGGAAACGACGAACACAGAGTTATTGTCGGATGAACAAGTGCTTAAGCTGCTTGGCTATTCGACAAACACGAAAATGTCTGATGCCATTCATCCACGTGGTTACCGGATTCTTCATCGAATTCCACGCCTCCCATCCCTTATCATCGATCATCTTGTCGAGAAGTTCGGTATTTTAGAAGATCTCATACAGGCTTCACCTAAACAACTGGTGGAAGTGGATGGCGTAGGAGAAGTAAGAGCTATGAAGATCCGGGATGGTCTGGACCGCATACAGGAACAATTGTTCGTAGACCGACATATTTAA
- a CDS encoding PIN/TRAM domain-containing protein codes for MLKRIVQLFIVITGGTIGYLYLPDLFKLTGLTWPTLIQSVLGAVLGALILFLITFWVVDYIVDFIRWVEDSLVRAPVADLLFGSLGLIIGLIVAYLINVFVQDIQIQVVSQVVPIFLTILLGYLGFQVGFKRKDEFLNLLSKKDKQGATDSSDEANKAEVDASLIPKDKILDTSVIIDGRIADICETHFLEGTIVIPQFVLEELQHIADSSDGLKRNRGRRGLDILNRLQKDLPVNVEIYEGDFEEIQEVDSKLVKLAKVMNGIVVTNDFNLNKVCEFQNVQVLNINDLANAVKPVVLPGEEMSIQVIKDGKEQNQGVAYLDDGTMIVVEEGKEYIGKTIEVVVTSVLQTSAGRMIFAKPKSLEKAL; via the coding sequence GTGCTTAAGCGTATCGTGCAGTTATTTATAGTTATAACTGGTGGAACAATCGGTTACCTCTATCTTCCGGATTTGTTTAAATTGACAGGTCTTACTTGGCCTACTCTGATTCAGTCTGTTTTAGGGGCCGTACTAGGAGCACTTATTTTATTTTTAATTACTTTTTGGGTCGTGGATTATATTGTCGACTTTATCAGATGGGTGGAAGATTCACTCGTACGGGCGCCTGTGGCTGATCTGCTTTTTGGCAGCCTGGGTCTGATCATCGGGCTGATTGTTGCTTATCTGATTAATGTATTTGTACAGGATATCCAGATTCAAGTAGTAAGTCAGGTCGTTCCTATCTTCCTGACGATCCTTCTTGGTTATTTAGGTTTCCAGGTAGGATTCAAGCGTAAAGACGAGTTTTTGAATTTGTTGTCGAAGAAAGACAAGCAGGGCGCTACGGATTCGTCGGACGAAGCAAACAAGGCGGAAGTGGATGCCTCGTTAATACCGAAAGATAAAATTCTCGATACCAGTGTCATTATTGACGGCCGGATCGCAGACATTTGCGAAACTCATTTTTTGGAAGGTACGATTGTTATTCCTCAATTCGTTCTGGAAGAATTGCAGCATATAGCTGATTCTTCGGATGGATTAAAGAGAAACAGAGGTCGCAGAGGTCTTGATATCCTGAATCGACTTCAGAAGGATCTACCTGTAAATGTTGAGATTTATGAAGGAGATTTCGAAGAGATTCAAGAGGTGGACAGCAAGCTTGTTAAGCTGGCAAAAGTCATGAATGGAATCGTCGTTACGAATGATTTCAACTTGAACAAAGTGTGTGAGTTTCAAAATGTTCAAGTGTTGAATATTAATGATTTAGCTAACGCTGTTAAACCTGTCGTTCTTCCTGGAGAAGAGATGTCCATTCAAGTGATTAAAGACGGAAAAGAACAGAATCAAGGTGTCGCCTACTTAGATGATGGCACTATGATTGTTGTAGAAGAAGGAAAAGAGTATATCGGGAAAACTATTGAAGTCGTTGTCACAAGTGTGCTGCAGACTTCTGCCGGACGAATGATTTTTGCGAAGCCGAAATCACTTGAAAAAGCACTTTAA
- the ispF gene encoding 2-C-methyl-D-erythritol 2,4-cyclodiphosphate synthase, which produces MLAGRNKQFLTIGSKPLIRHTISVFEQDAWCEEIILVTNERERSEMEKMFAEHPVEKEMTMVNGGAERQDSVYEGLKAVRNPSIPVFIHDGARPFVSETNLHELAETVRVEQAALLAVPVTDTIKQKRDNGLTTLDRKYLWAAQTPQAFSYEWIKDAHDQAKERGYYGTDDASLVEETGRDVVIVQGSYDNFKLTTPEDLHKAESYIQKQLQRKADEPAMFRIGQGYDVHQLTEGRPCIIGGIDIPHEKGLLGHSDADVLLHTIADACLGAIGEGDIGKHFPDTDPEFKDADSGKLLQHVWNICRDRGYELGNMDCTVIAQSPKMAPYIEEIRSNIASLLETDKVKINVKATTTEKLGFTGREEGIAAQAVVLLQEIRQD; this is translated from the coding sequence ATGCTTGCCGGACGAAACAAACAGTTCCTCACGATAGGCTCCAAACCGCTGATCCGTCACACTATTTCTGTTTTTGAGCAGGATGCATGGTGTGAAGAGATTATTTTGGTGACAAATGAACGTGAGCGCTCAGAAATGGAGAAGATGTTTGCAGAGCACCCTGTGGAAAAAGAAATGACCATGGTTAATGGGGGAGCGGAAAGGCAGGACAGTGTGTACGAAGGTCTGAAAGCCGTCCGCAATCCATCTATTCCTGTTTTCATTCATGATGGGGCGCGTCCATTTGTTTCTGAAACGAATCTGCATGAACTGGCAGAGACGGTACGTGTAGAGCAGGCGGCTTTGTTGGCTGTTCCTGTGACAGATACTATTAAGCAAAAGCGTGATAACGGTTTGACTACACTTGATCGAAAATACTTGTGGGCGGCACAGACGCCTCAGGCATTTTCCTATGAGTGGATTAAAGACGCGCATGACCAAGCAAAGGAACGTGGATACTACGGAACAGACGATGCTTCTTTGGTAGAGGAGACAGGGCGGGATGTTGTAATTGTCCAGGGAAGTTACGATAATTTCAAGCTGACGACACCGGAAGACTTACATAAAGCGGAGTCTTACATCCAAAAACAATTACAAAGAAAGGCAGATGAACCTGCTATGTTTCGAATCGGTCAAGGGTACGATGTTCACCAACTGACGGAAGGCCGTCCTTGTATAATCGGAGGGATCGACATTCCCCATGAGAAAGGTCTGCTCGGGCATTCCGACGCAGATGTTCTTCTTCATACGATTGCAGATGCTTGCTTAGGTGCGATTGGAGAAGGAGATATCGGCAAGCATTTTCCCGATACGGATCCTGAATTTAAGGATGCTGATTCCGGTAAATTGTTGCAGCATGTCTGGAATATTTGCAGAGATCGGGGCTACGAGCTCGGTAATATGGACTGCACGGTCATTGCGCAATCTCCTAAAATGGCTCCATATATCGAGGAGATCCGAAGTAATATTGCGTCTCTTCTCGAAACGGATAAGGTTAAGATTAATGTGAAAGCGACAACGACAGAGAAGCTTGGTTTTACAGGACGGGAAGAAGGAATTGCCGCCCAAGCTGTTGTTTTATTGCAAGAAATTCGGCAAGATTAG